A genome region from Myroides fluvii includes the following:
- a CDS encoding RagB/SusD family nutrient uptake outer membrane protein yields MKKILLLAVSLSFFACSSELDLHPRTGISPEAITPNDLKALENGMYNNVQNDPKREAWIMYDIIGGNVQGSSTTSKDVINNTLNPLNGIIVSSWKGYYSALYQVNNVIAIAEALPLDENTRRVRGTAHYFRAYIYYSLVTRWGDVPLLTQNSLEKPSRAPKAQVWEQIEKDLTQAKELLAASKSYYYVSQDAVTALQARVMLSQNKMQEASTLAESLITNGKYALDAFEKIFRKEANTEIIFAFENLTPESSNTISTLFYNYGHPNKGSYVYAPSKEILELITTNDKRRAISFGVFGGQDCINKYPSGQTGTDPVIISRIAEMYLISAEASSLDLGTQRLNAVRTARGLPQVHPATQTEMVALVLEERRKEFLAEGFAYYDYVRTNTATQHLGLLNYQHVLPIPGGELQLNDKLTPNPGY; encoded by the coding sequence ATGAAAAAAATACTTTTATTAGCCGTTAGTCTTTCGTTTTTCGCTTGTAGCAGTGAATTGGATTTACACCCAAGAACGGGCATTTCACCCGAGGCTATTACACCGAATGACCTCAAAGCACTAGAAAATGGGATGTACAATAACGTTCAAAATGATCCAAAAAGAGAAGCTTGGATTATGTATGACATTATTGGAGGAAACGTACAAGGATCGAGTACAACGAGTAAGGATGTGATCAACAATACCCTCAATCCACTCAACGGTATTATTGTAAGCAGTTGGAAGGGATATTACAGCGCTTTATATCAAGTGAACAATGTCATTGCTATTGCTGAGGCATTGCCTTTAGATGAAAACACCCGTCGAGTAAGAGGAACAGCTCATTACTTCAGAGCCTATATCTACTATAGTTTAGTCACGCGATGGGGTGATGTTCCCTTATTAACTCAAAACTCCTTAGAAAAACCTTCTCGTGCTCCTAAAGCACAGGTTTGGGAACAAATTGAGAAAGATTTAACTCAAGCCAAAGAACTTTTAGCTGCATCCAAAAGTTATTACTATGTGTCTCAAGATGCTGTAACCGCACTACAAGCTCGAGTAATGCTTAGTCAAAACAAAATGCAAGAAGCTTCCACTTTAGCAGAAAGCTTAATCACCAATGGCAAATATGCTTTAGATGCCTTTGAAAAAATCTTCCGCAAAGAAGCCAATACGGAAATTATTTTTGCTTTTGAAAACTTGACGCCTGAATCATCCAATACTATTAGTACGCTTTTTTACAACTATGGTCATCCCAACAAAGGAAGTTATGTGTACGCTCCTTCCAAAGAGATTTTAGAACTCATTACGACCAATGATAAAAGAAGGGCTATTTCTTTTGGTGTATTTGGAGGACAAGATTGCATCAATAAATACCCTAGTGGACAAACGGGTACAGATCCTGTGATTATCTCGAGAATTGCTGAAATGTATTTAATTAGTGCAGAGGCATCTTCTTTAGATTTAGGTACACAACGACTAAACGCCGTTCGAACGGCACGAGGTTTACCCCAAGTACACCCAGCTACACAAACTGAAATGGTGGCCTTAGTTCTTGAAGAAAGACGAAAAGAATTTCTAGCGGAAGGATTTGCTTACTATGACTATGTACGTACCAATACGGCGACCCAACACTTAGGCCTTTTGAACTACCAACACGTACTGCCTATTCCTGGTGGTGAACTACAATTAAATGATAAACTAACTCCTAATCCTGGTTACTAA
- a CDS encoding phosphodiester glycosidase family protein, with amino-acid sequence MRSLKLLLFGLFIHFQVSCQTKSDDTFTTYEAIPKTEMGTQLVRNSNLIAQIFKDSTYTLTSGVQVNELSYLAKKGYTMKTYVYTVDLNNPQLSVVASMPHNKPEFAMQPMTGQATALLNPNFEVVGGVNGDFYDMTTGVPRGIFVFNGIILRASYIARNEGYLAVDKQNKVSLEEIENFDEQASQLQQAVSGGVWLVKNGQTVVQSDKEIHPRTAVGITAKNQLLLMVVDGRNYTWSNGMNYEDLGDFMRSIGSERALNLDGGGSSTFFINPNFAVNKFLIRNLPSDNGGIERAVGNGIIITKTK; translated from the coding sequence ATGAGATCTTTAAAACTTTTATTATTCGGTCTATTCATCCATTTTCAAGTATCGTGTCAAACCAAATCGGACGACACTTTCACAACTTATGAGGCGATTCCAAAAACGGAAATGGGTACTCAATTGGTTCGAAATAGCAATTTAATCGCACAAATATTCAAGGATTCAACCTATACCCTAACAAGTGGCGTTCAGGTCAATGAATTATCGTACTTAGCTAAAAAAGGATATACCATGAAAACCTATGTGTATACCGTAGATTTAAACAATCCTCAACTAAGTGTGGTTGCCTCTATGCCGCACAACAAGCCTGAATTTGCCATGCAACCCATGACGGGACAAGCTACCGCTTTACTCAACCCCAATTTTGAGGTTGTCGGAGGTGTAAATGGTGATTTTTACGATATGACAACGGGGGTTCCTAGAGGAATATTTGTTTTTAATGGGATAATTTTAAGAGCATCTTATATCGCTAGAAATGAAGGATATCTTGCAGTCGATAAACAAAACAAAGTAAGTTTGGAAGAAATCGAAAACTTCGATGAACAGGCAAGTCAACTCCAACAAGCCGTATCAGGGGGTGTTTGGTTGGTTAAGAATGGACAAACGGTTGTTCAATCAGACAAGGAAATTCACCCGCGTACAGCGGTTGGAATCACGGCTAAGAATCAATTGTTATTGATGGTTGTAGATGGTAGAAACTACACTTGGTCTAATGGGATGAATTACGAAGATTTAGGTGATTTTATGCGTAGCATTGGTTCTGAACGAGCTTTAAATCTTGATGGCGGGGGAAGTTCAACCTTTTTTATCAACCCCAACTTTGCTGTTAATAAATTTCTTATCCGCAACTTACCTTCAGACAATGGAGGAATTGAACGAGCTGTTGGAAATGGAATCATCATCACTAAAACCAAATAA
- a CDS encoding BACON domain-containing protein, with amino-acid sequence MKTQSIKPLFILGVLYSLLFFFVGCSADDNRYGFTPTNPNLSLAQKAFEVSKEQGELEVSFESNLPWRVESNTNWITSNLLRGDAGKHTLKITYNKNLALEDRLGTLLIKITDDSKEKITIKQAKASIDDTYTHYYVKENGTGDGSSWEQATTLDQALQLAVNNNDVIHLTEGIYYPGAHELIPNTADKDKTFLIQANIKLIGGYPKTATTGSKPAPNAQSILSGANQSVHVMTILAQKITGLTVMLENLTITQGNGDAGASNLTLKGFSVPRDHGAGIIIMESAVTMNNCKIIKNQSGRHAAGIFATQKSIVNITHSIVNENTGVNSNANAGGIFVNNSTMNLSFTDVSFNKAGGVSGGIQTLNNSEINLTNVTVTNNQANSNAGGFYHRGNSKSVVINSYFYNNTATEGGGISTHDGAVLHLINSTLYRNESQKLYGAINNQANNTIYLYNSLLFDNPSTVNNNGINPAGTLSVTASAVHNQLFGAENILTGTFTAQDIQTANPVQIMPSNASSPIATKGMSVEELMELRNRLGIAIPIEVFTSDLNAKSREGSKTMGAYRL; translated from the coding sequence ATGAAGACACAGTCAATCAAACCACTCTTTATTTTAGGGGTACTCTATTCTCTTTTGTTTTTCTTTGTTGGTTGTAGTGCAGACGATAATCGCTATGGCTTTACCCCAACCAATCCAAATTTATCCCTTGCTCAAAAAGCATTTGAAGTAAGTAAGGAACAAGGAGAATTGGAAGTGAGTTTTGAATCCAATTTACCTTGGCGTGTGGAATCCAACACCAATTGGATTACCTCTAATCTCCTCCGTGGGGATGCGGGTAAACATACGTTAAAAATAACCTACAACAAAAACCTCGCTTTAGAAGATCGCCTCGGCACACTGCTTATCAAAATTACGGATGACAGCAAGGAAAAGATCACCATCAAACAAGCCAAAGCGAGTATTGACGATACCTATACACATTATTATGTCAAAGAGAATGGCACGGGTGATGGTAGTAGTTGGGAACAAGCCACTACCTTAGATCAAGCCTTACAACTCGCGGTAAACAACAATGATGTCATTCACTTAACGGAAGGAATCTACTATCCTGGGGCTCATGAACTCATTCCCAATACAGCAGATAAAGACAAAACATTTTTGATTCAAGCAAATATCAAACTAATTGGCGGTTACCCTAAAACAGCTACAACGGGTAGTAAACCTGCCCCCAATGCGCAATCTATCCTTTCGGGTGCCAATCAAAGTGTACATGTTATGACTATTTTGGCTCAAAAAATAACTGGTTTAACAGTCATGCTAGAAAACTTAACAATAACGCAAGGAAATGGCGACGCAGGAGCGAGCAATTTAACACTCAAAGGATTCAGTGTGCCTCGTGATCACGGAGCGGGAATCATCATCATGGAATCTGCAGTAACAATGAACAACTGTAAAATTATCAAGAACCAATCTGGACGTCATGCAGCTGGAATTTTTGCTACACAAAAAAGTATCGTAAACATCACGCACAGCATCGTTAATGAGAATACAGGGGTAAACAGTAACGCTAATGCTGGTGGAATTTTTGTTAATAATTCGACGATGAACCTTTCCTTTACGGATGTCTCTTTCAACAAAGCAGGTGGGGTTTCCGGTGGAATCCAAACGTTGAACAATTCGGAAATCAACTTGACTAACGTAACGGTTACAAATAACCAAGCCAATAGTAATGCTGGTGGATTCTACCACAGAGGCAATTCAAAATCTGTAGTCATCAATTCGTATTTCTATAACAATACCGCAACAGAAGGGGGAGGAATCTCCACTCATGATGGCGCTGTATTACACCTGATTAACAGCACGTTGTACCGAAACGAATCTCAAAAACTATATGGTGCTATCAACAACCAAGCAAACAATACCATTTACCTCTACAACAGCTTGTTGTTTGACAACCCAAGTACGGTCAATAACAACGGAATTAATCCAGCAGGAACCTTAAGCGTTACAGCATCGGCAGTACACAACCAACTTTTTGGGGCAGAAAATATCCTAACGGGAACTTTTACAGCTCAGGATATTCAAACGGCAAATCCGGTACAAATTATGCCTAGTAATGCATCTAGTCCGATTGCTACTAAAGGAATGAGTGTAGAAGAACTAATGGAACTTCGCAATCGATTGGGAATCGCCATTCCTATTGAAGTTTTTACTTCTGATTTAAATGCGAAATCAAGAGAAGGAAGTAAAACCATGGGAGCTTATCGTTTATAA
- a CDS encoding RluA family pseudouridine synthase, which translates to MSNTDAAFRRFQSDISLINKPQKFTFPFYYEPHPLSIVACEELQRELESNAIFLPLFDASHPLGLPSGKMFGVLLVENRSGELGYLRGFSGKLGSYTHLEGFVPPVFDLWNKDSFFAKEEAVLNAINAQLEQVQQDQTYKEATDLLQRQLAEEKEALTQKKAALKQLKQERKTERDAKIAILSSAEFELLHDDLIKQSLRDKHELRMLTAYWQEQVQATQQRIADFELHIATLKEERKQKSNALQRKLFQQYRFLNYNKEEQDLLDIFEQTALQQPPAATGDCAAPKLLQYAYLNGYKPLAMAEFWWGESPKSEIRKHQHYYPACRGKCEPILGHMLQGLDVDENPLLINPELQRPIEIVYEDEDFAIVNKPEEFLSVPGIYIQDSIYERMKIRYPKATGPLIVHRLDMATSGILIIAKNKEAHKALQSQFIKKTVTKRYVALLDGIIQGEEGVIDLPLRVDLEDRPRQMVCYEHGKPAKTKWEVIERKEGKTKVYFYPITGRTHQLRMHASHPLGLNTPIVGDDLYGTKSSRLFLHAESITFKHPKTYETVSFQVKEQF; encoded by the coding sequence ATGTCCAACACCGATGCTGCTTTTAGACGATTTCAATCGGATATTTCGCTAATCAACAAACCTCAAAAATTCACGTTTCCTTTTTACTACGAACCTCATCCATTGAGTATTGTGGCTTGTGAAGAACTACAACGTGAACTGGAAAGCAATGCAATATTTCTTCCTCTTTTTGACGCTTCTCACCCGCTAGGTTTACCTTCAGGCAAAATGTTTGGGGTATTACTTGTTGAAAATCGAAGCGGAGAATTGGGTTATTTACGTGGTTTTTCGGGTAAACTAGGCTCCTATACGCATTTGGAAGGATTTGTTCCTCCTGTATTTGATTTATGGAATAAGGACAGTTTTTTTGCTAAAGAAGAAGCGGTATTAAATGCTATTAATGCGCAACTGGAGCAAGTACAACAAGATCAGACCTACAAAGAAGCGACGGACCTCCTCCAACGACAACTAGCTGAGGAAAAAGAGGCTTTGACTCAAAAAAAGGCAGCACTGAAACAGCTAAAACAGGAGCGAAAAACGGAACGAGACGCAAAAATAGCAATCCTTAGTTCGGCAGAATTTGAACTATTACATGACGATTTAATCAAACAAAGTTTACGCGATAAACATGAACTGCGCATGCTCACCGCCTATTGGCAAGAACAAGTCCAAGCAACACAACAGCGCATTGCTGATTTTGAACTGCATATTGCGACCTTAAAAGAAGAGCGAAAGCAGAAATCCAATGCTTTGCAGCGCAAGCTTTTTCAGCAATATCGCTTTCTCAACTACAACAAAGAAGAGCAAGATTTACTGGATATTTTTGAGCAAACAGCACTTCAACAACCTCCTGCAGCAACGGGTGATTGTGCGGCACCTAAATTATTACAATACGCTTACCTCAACGGTTATAAACCCCTTGCTATGGCGGAATTTTGGTGGGGTGAATCACCTAAATCAGAGATTCGCAAACACCAGCACTACTACCCGGCTTGTCGTGGTAAATGTGAACCGATCTTAGGGCATATGTTACAGGGGTTAGATGTGGATGAAAATCCACTGCTAATCAATCCAGAGCTACAGCGCCCGATTGAAATTGTTTATGAGGATGAGGACTTTGCTATTGTCAATAAACCCGAGGAGTTTTTAAGCGTTCCTGGAATTTACATTCAAGATTCCATTTATGAGCGCATGAAAATACGCTATCCCAAAGCGACGGGTCCCCTTATTGTACACCGCTTGGATATGGCGACATCTGGTATTTTAATCATAGCCAAAAACAAAGAAGCACATAAGGCCTTACAAAGTCAGTTTATCAAAAAAACAGTAACGAAGCGTTATGTGGCTCTTTTAGACGGAATCATCCAAGGAGAGGAAGGCGTTATCGATTTACCGCTGCGTGTCGATTTAGAAGACCGCCCGCGTCAGATGGTTTGCTACGAACACGGTAAACCTGCTAAAACAAAATGGGAGGTGATCGAACGAAAAGAGGGCAAAACCAAAGTGTATTTTTATCCCATTACAGGGAGAACGCACCAATTGCGCATGCATGCTTCTCATCCCCTGGGACTGAATACGCCTATTGTAGGTGATGATCTCTATGGCACCAAGAGTAGTCGTTTGTTTTTACACGCGGAATCAATTACGTTTAAACATCCGAAAACCTATGAAACGGTTTCTTTTCAAGTGAAAGAGCAATTTTGA
- a CDS encoding DUF445 domain-containing protein: protein MRDKKAQLRLHKRIATGLFLVMAVVYLFMVYLLKYSPASWMGYVKAFAEAAMVGALADWFAVTALFRHPMGLKIPHTNLIENKKNDIGDNLGNFVTENFLTPSTIRPYINKLEVAHFLSQWLNQPKNQQLLEQELLFLLQSIIQDIDEKKIIDFLSQKAEEGMNEINIQQFIAQGLQYALKQNEHNRLISLVLPKIQDYVEHHRTEIYEQIIEKKPLLGLVGGKTVTNQLIKGLHAFLADIQTNEKHKVREEIGLQLIQLAKDIESSLEWKTKLQAMLHQFVTKDVIRQYLTDFWLTTKESLLIQLKTENSTFRSYLKNTIQSLADTINQDVDLQHRLNHWTQVTLYRMALRNTQEVSTLIRNTVDQWDGRELSDKLELEVGKDLQFIRINGTLVGGLVGLLIYLFTQLL, encoded by the coding sequence ATGCGAGATAAAAAAGCTCAACTTCGGCTACACAAGCGAATTGCCACGGGATTATTTCTAGTCATGGCTGTTGTATACCTCTTCATGGTATACCTTTTGAAATATAGTCCTGCGAGTTGGATGGGTTATGTTAAAGCGTTTGCTGAAGCAGCTATGGTGGGTGCCTTGGCCGATTGGTTTGCTGTAACAGCTTTGTTTCGCCATCCTATGGGATTGAAAATACCCCACACCAATCTAATTGAAAACAAGAAAAATGATATTGGAGACAATTTAGGCAATTTCGTCACGGAGAATTTCCTAACGCCATCCACGATCCGCCCTTATATTAACAAACTTGAAGTAGCCCATTTTCTATCACAATGGCTGAATCAACCCAAAAACCAACAGCTTTTAGAGCAGGAATTGCTCTTTTTACTTCAATCCATTATCCAAGATATAGATGAGAAAAAAATCATTGATTTTCTATCTCAGAAGGCAGAAGAGGGAATGAATGAAATCAACATACAACAATTTATTGCACAGGGATTACAGTATGCTTTGAAACAGAATGAGCACAATCGGTTGATTTCTTTAGTCTTACCAAAAATACAAGACTATGTTGAGCATCATCGCACAGAAATTTACGAGCAAATTATAGAAAAGAAACCGCTTTTAGGATTAGTCGGAGGTAAAACGGTTACCAATCAATTAATCAAAGGATTACATGCTTTTTTAGCTGATATTCAAACCAACGAAAAACACAAAGTAAGAGAAGAAATTGGCCTTCAGTTGATTCAATTAGCCAAGGATATTGAATCTTCCTTGGAATGGAAGACAAAATTACAAGCTATGTTGCATCAATTTGTAACGAAGGACGTTATTAGGCAGTACTTAACTGATTTTTGGCTAACAACAAAAGAATCCCTTCTCATCCAATTAAAAACGGAAAATTCTACTTTTCGCTCTTATTTAAAAAACACGATTCAATCGCTTGCAGATACGATTAATCAGGATGTAGATTTACAGCACCGTTTGAATCATTGGACACAAGTTACCTTATATCGCATGGCTTTGCGCAACACCCAAGAAGTGAGTACCTTAATCCGCAATACAGTGGATCAATGGGATGGCCGTGAACTCAGCGATAAACTTGAACTCGAAGTGGGAAAAGATTTACAGTTTATTCGAATCAATGGAACCTTAGTGGGCGGATTAGTGGGTTTATTGATATACTTATTCACCCAATTATTGTAA
- the hisS gene encoding histidine--tRNA ligase codes for MAKKPGIPKGTRDFSSIEVARRQYIMQTIRHHFEHFGFHPIETPSFENLETLLGKYGEEGDRLIFKILNSGDYLSKADQTLLDEKNSLKVTSQISEKALRYDLTVPFARYVVMHQNELDFPFKRYQMQPVWRADRPQKGRFREFYQCDADVIGSKSLWQEVELVLLYDRVFTALGINGVTIKLNNRKILAGIAEVIGASDKLIDFTVALDKLDKIGEEGVKKEMIEKGIDEKAIEKVQPLFNFTGSFEEKIEKLRQLLAESEQGTKGVEELTFVGKEIAQIGLSTATLNLDVTLARGLNYYTGAIFEIGAPDTVQMGSIGGGGRYDDLTGIFGLKDMSGVGISFGLDRIYLVMEELNLFPATVNAASKVMFLNLGEEEMSYAMQAVARLRDAGIKTEIYPDKAKMGKQFQFADKKNIPFAVLAGSEEIQQQKYTVKNLVSGEQQTVNLEELKDLVR; via the coding sequence ATGGCAAAGAAACCAGGAATTCCAAAAGGGACACGTGATTTTTCTTCGATTGAAGTAGCAAGAAGACAATACATAATGCAAACAATCCGTCATCATTTTGAGCATTTTGGTTTCCATCCCATAGAGACACCCTCTTTTGAAAATTTGGAGACGCTCTTAGGGAAATATGGAGAAGAAGGAGATCGATTGATTTTTAAAATTTTAAATTCAGGTGATTATTTGAGTAAAGCAGATCAAACGCTGTTAGACGAAAAGAATAGCTTGAAGGTAACCAGTCAGATTTCTGAAAAAGCGTTGCGTTATGATTTGACGGTGCCTTTTGCGCGTTATGTAGTGATGCACCAAAATGAATTAGACTTTCCTTTTAAACGCTACCAAATGCAACCCGTATGGCGCGCAGATCGCCCGCAAAAAGGACGATTCAGAGAGTTTTACCAATGTGATGCTGACGTGATTGGATCCAAATCCCTTTGGCAAGAAGTAGAACTAGTTTTGTTGTATGATCGTGTATTTACTGCTTTAGGAATAAACGGAGTAACCATTAAGTTAAACAACAGAAAGATTTTAGCGGGAATTGCGGAGGTGATTGGAGCAAGTGATAAATTAATTGATTTTACCGTTGCTTTAGATAAGCTGGATAAAATTGGTGAAGAAGGCGTGAAGAAAGAAATGATTGAAAAGGGAATTGACGAAAAGGCGATTGAAAAAGTACAGCCTTTATTCAATTTTACGGGATCATTTGAAGAGAAAATAGAGAAATTACGCCAATTATTAGCCGAATCGGAACAAGGAACAAAAGGAGTTGAAGAGCTGACTTTTGTAGGAAAAGAGATTGCTCAAATTGGACTCTCTACTGCGACATTGAATTTAGATGTTACCTTAGCACGTGGGTTAAATTACTATACAGGCGCTATCTTTGAAATAGGGGCACCTGATACAGTTCAAATGGGTTCAATCGGTGGTGGTGGACGCTATGACGATTTAACGGGTATCTTTGGATTAAAAGACATGAGCGGTGTTGGAATTTCATTTGGTTTGGATCGCATCTATTTGGTGATGGAAGAGTTGAATTTATTCCCTGCAACGGTAAATGCGGCTTCTAAGGTGATGTTTTTAAATCTTGGAGAGGAAGAAATGAGTTATGCGATGCAAGCGGTAGCCCGATTGAGAGATGCAGGAATTAAAACTGAAATCTATCCCGATAAAGCAAAAATGGGAAAACAATTCCAATTTGCAGATAAGAAAAATATTCCATTTGCCGTATTAGCTGGAAGTGAAGAAATTCAACAACAAAAGTATACGGTGAAGAATTTAGTTTCTGGTGAACAACAGACGGTAAATTTAGAAGAATTAAAAGACCTTGTGAGATAA
- a CDS encoding ABC transporter permease produces the protein MWKITLENIKIAATSIKSQLLRTCITVFIIAIGIWALVGILSVVNALKHTIVADFSSMGANTFTLSQYDTAGKIAKNQSTQVENPPITYAQAQDFKTRYAYPFSSVSLSFTAASNIEVKNDYAKSDPEVSIVGCDENYLSNSGLQVEVGRGLTYTDSKNNHFVCVVGSDFSKNMFKGQSPINQQISVRGYKFKIIGILKEQGSTFGQNEDQRVFIPLQLARTIFNETNINYTLKVGVLQEGLLNEAIDQATIDFRASRNLAPANPSNFGIERSDDMIRSLEKQVDILNMAAWLIGMITILGSSIALMNIMLVSVTERTKEIGIRKSLGAKRKTIAQQFFTETLIIGQLGGLIGTMLGIGTAYLMTSLLHFTFAIPWEAISAAFITTLVVAVISGLYPAIKASKLDPVEALRYE, from the coding sequence ATGTGGAAAATAACGCTTGAAAATATAAAAATTGCAGCAACGAGTATTAAGAGTCAACTTCTTCGTACCTGTATTACGGTATTTATTATTGCTATTGGTATTTGGGCTTTAGTAGGGATTCTATCGGTTGTTAATGCATTAAAACATACGATTGTAGCGGACTTTTCTTCCATGGGGGCAAATACCTTTACCTTAAGTCAATATGATACAGCAGGTAAAATCGCAAAAAACCAATCCACTCAAGTAGAGAATCCACCGATTACCTATGCACAAGCACAAGATTTTAAAACGCGTTATGCCTATCCTTTTTCTTCAGTTTCCCTGTCTTTTACTGCAGCGAGTAATATTGAGGTCAAAAATGATTACGCAAAGAGTGATCCTGAGGTTAGTATTGTAGGTTGTGATGAGAATTACCTGTCTAACAGTGGCTTACAAGTGGAAGTAGGAAGGGGGTTAACCTATACAGACAGTAAAAACAATCACTTTGTTTGTGTGGTAGGTTCCGATTTTTCCAAGAACATGTTTAAGGGACAATCCCCGATCAACCAACAGATTTCAGTTCGCGGTTATAAATTCAAAATCATTGGTATTTTAAAAGAGCAAGGAAGTACATTTGGGCAGAATGAAGATCAGCGTGTTTTTATTCCCCTTCAGCTTGCGCGTACTATTTTCAACGAAACGAACATCAACTATACCCTTAAAGTTGGGGTACTCCAAGAAGGCTTACTCAACGAAGCAATTGACCAAGCAACGATAGACTTTCGAGCGAGTCGCAATCTCGCTCCCGCAAATCCTTCTAATTTTGGTATCGAACGCAGTGATGATATGATTCGCTCCTTAGAAAAGCAAGTAGACATCTTGAATATGGCAGCTTGGTTAATTGGAATGATTACCATTTTGGGGTCTTCTATTGCCTTGATGAATATCATGCTTGTTTCTGTTACTGAACGCACCAAAGAAATTGGCATTCGCAAATCACTAGGGGCAAAAAGAAAGACAATCGCACAGCAATTTTTTACTGAAACGCTAATCATTGGTCAATTAGGTGGATTAATAGGAACAATGTTAGGTATTGGCACTGCTTACCTGATGACTTCCCTCCTTCATTTTACGTTTGCCATTCCTTGGGAGGCTATTTCAGCGGCTTTTATTACCACCTTAGTTGTTGCGGTTATTTCGGGCTTATACCCTGCTATAAAAGCATCGAAATTAGATCCAGTAGAGGCACTTCGTTACGAGTAA
- a CDS encoding SgcJ/EcaC family oxidoreductase has translation MTRTLPEHIAEQFVAAWNQYDAEQLAAIFVDDADFVNVTGLWWHNKEAIYQAHAYGLGVIFNHSKLESKRTKVRYITDDIATVHARIRLSNQTALAENVPPHIRNTLFLFVVQKIDGIWFCLAAQNAEVQSGKETFIKKEDGSLEAVNYGKFKK, from the coding sequence ATGACTAGAACCTTACCTGAACATATTGCCGAACAGTTTGTTGCCGCATGGAATCAATATGATGCGGAGCAATTAGCCGCAATCTTTGTTGATGATGCGGATTTTGTTAATGTTACAGGATTGTGGTGGCATAACAAAGAAGCTATCTATCAAGCTCATGCCTATGGTTTAGGCGTTATTTTCAACCACTCCAAATTGGAATCAAAGCGCACCAAAGTTAGATATATTACTGATGATATTGCCACCGTACATGCTCGAATAAGACTCAGCAATCAGACAGCATTAGCGGAAAATGTCCCTCCGCATATCCGAAACACTTTATTCTTATTTGTGGTTCAAAAAATAGACGGAATTTGGTTTTGCCTCGCTGCTCAAAATGCAGAAGTACAAAGTGGAAAAGAGACGTTTATCAAGAAAGAAGACGGTAGTCTTGAAGCAGTTAACTACGGAAAATTCAAGAAGTAA